One stretch of Aquimarina sp. Aq107 DNA includes these proteins:
- a CDS encoding pitrilysin family protein: protein MIKKTIFNTFIGAFLCSIPFSGIAQSSDTKELNAASNVKNEDKIPVDPNVKIGKLKNGLTYYIRNNGKPEDKVELRLVVNAGSILEDENQLGLAHFMEHMNFNGTKNFKKNDLVDYLQTIGVKFGADLNAYTSFDQTVYILPIPSDDPEKLEKGFQIIEDWAHNAELTEEAIDGERGVVLEEYRLGKGANERMLQEYLPIIAYNSRYSERLPIGTKKILENFKYEDVRSFYKDWYRPDLMSVVAVGDLDVATLEQKIKDHFSGLQMPLNPKKRETYDTPNHKETLIAVVSDKEASNSVVRLMYKDREVSEPMTTVGDYRKAIVERVFTQMMNSRLNELRNKPNPPFVFAGSSHSGTFARNREAYQSFALTSETGQLIALKTILQENKRVQKHGFKASELERAKKQISANWEKQFKDKDKRESARIIGEYINNYLEQEPIPGIEWEYQYTMSQLPTITLEEVNGLIKGFLHDDNRAVVMTGPEKDGLKQVTKEEILALLKEIETADIEDYKDEKVRENLIEKMPSPGTVVSSKKDEKLDVTILELSNGAKITYKKTDFKNDEILFSAYSYGGSSLFSLEDYKQVSFGLGSIAQTGLGGLSLNDMNKVMAGKIARVRPYINNLSEGFNGSATPKDLEVLFQQIHLYFTSVNKDEKAFRSDQEKTKGFLANYLSNPQSYFREEFNKFQFQKDPRYTGFPTPEKLDAVNYDLAYEKYKERFAGAGGFNFYFVGNIDESKLKQYAETYIASLPDIGKDEIYKVSDFRPLSGAHEKTVYRGKDPKSSVNIIWRGETTYDRSEKLAIEALGEILSIKLIEKLREEEGGVYGVGARGNMYKIGPSGGYSGYRFSISFPCGPENVKKLTDAAIAEVKTIITQGPTDKDLAKIKESRLLSYKEQSKQNSFWLGNLQNADYNQIKLEIGDTYAETIQKLSKQDIQKIAQKYVDTGYILGVLMPEKE, encoded by the coding sequence ATGATTAAAAAAACAATTTTTAATACATTTATTGGAGCTTTTTTATGTAGTATCCCATTTTCCGGAATAGCTCAATCTAGCGATACTAAAGAGTTAAACGCAGCATCTAATGTAAAAAATGAAGATAAAATACCCGTAGATCCTAATGTAAAGATTGGGAAATTAAAAAATGGTCTCACCTATTATATACGTAATAATGGAAAACCTGAAGACAAGGTCGAATTAAGATTAGTTGTAAACGCAGGTTCTATTTTAGAGGACGAAAACCAATTAGGTTTGGCTCATTTTATGGAACATATGAACTTTAATGGAACTAAGAACTTTAAAAAGAATGATCTTGTAGATTACCTACAAACCATTGGAGTTAAATTTGGAGCGGACCTTAACGCATATACTAGTTTTGATCAAACAGTTTATATTTTACCTATTCCTAGTGATGATCCAGAAAAGCTAGAAAAAGGATTTCAAATCATTGAAGATTGGGCGCATAACGCAGAATTAACCGAAGAAGCTATCGATGGAGAAAGAGGTGTCGTACTAGAAGAATACCGTTTAGGTAAAGGTGCTAATGAGCGTATGCTACAAGAGTATTTACCTATTATAGCCTATAATTCTAGATATTCGGAACGTTTACCTATAGGGACTAAAAAAATATTAGAAAACTTCAAATATGAAGATGTAAGGAGTTTTTACAAAGACTGGTATCGTCCAGATTTAATGTCCGTAGTAGCAGTAGGTGATCTTGATGTAGCTACCTTGGAACAAAAAATTAAAGATCACTTTAGTGGCTTACAAATGCCGTTAAACCCTAAGAAAAGAGAAACTTACGACACCCCTAATCATAAAGAAACGCTTATTGCTGTTGTATCGGATAAAGAAGCCTCAAACTCTGTTGTTAGACTTATGTATAAAGACAGAGAGGTTTCAGAACCAATGACTACAGTAGGAGATTACAGGAAGGCCATTGTAGAAAGAGTATTTACCCAAATGATGAATAGCCGTTTAAACGAATTACGTAATAAACCTAATCCACCATTTGTATTCGCAGGAAGTAGTCATAGTGGAACTTTTGCCCGTAATAGGGAAGCATATCAATCCTTTGCCTTAACCTCAGAAACAGGTCAGTTAATCGCTTTAAAAACAATACTTCAAGAAAACAAAAGAGTTCAAAAACATGGATTTAAAGCTAGTGAATTAGAGCGTGCAAAGAAGCAAATTTCTGCTAATTGGGAAAAGCAATTTAAAGATAAAGACAAAAGAGAATCTGCTCGTATTATCGGTGAGTATATTAACAACTATCTAGAACAAGAACCAATTCCAGGGATCGAATGGGAATATCAATACACAATGTCACAACTACCAACCATTACTCTTGAAGAGGTTAATGGACTGATTAAAGGTTTTTTACACGATGACAATCGAGCTGTAGTTATGACTGGACCAGAAAAAGATGGTTTAAAACAAGTAACAAAAGAAGAAATCCTTGCATTACTAAAAGAAATAGAAACAGCAGATATTGAGGATTACAAAGATGAGAAAGTTCGTGAAAATTTAATTGAAAAAATGCCAAGTCCTGGTACAGTGGTATCATCTAAAAAAGACGAAAAACTTGATGTTACTATTTTAGAATTAAGTAACGGAGCCAAAATCACATATAAGAAAACTGATTTTAAAAATGATGAAATCTTATTTTCTGCGTATAGCTATGGAGGAAGCTCTTTATTTTCATTAGAAGATTACAAGCAAGTAAGTTTTGGATTGGGGAGTATTGCTCAAACCGGACTCGGAGGATTATCTCTTAACGACATGAATAAAGTAATGGCTGGGAAAATTGCTAGAGTTCGTCCGTATATAAATAATTTATCCGAAGGATTTAATGGGTCTGCTACTCCCAAAGATTTAGAAGTGCTATTTCAACAAATACACCTTTACTTTACTAGTGTCAATAAAGATGAAAAAGCGTTTAGATCCGATCAGGAAAAAACAAAAGGTTTTTTAGCGAACTATTTATCTAATCCTCAAAGTTACTTTAGAGAGGAGTTTAATAAGTTTCAATTTCAAAAAGATCCAAGGTATACTGGTTTTCCTACACCTGAGAAATTAGATGCGGTTAACTACGATTTAGCCTATGAAAAATATAAAGAAAGATTTGCAGGAGCTGGAGGTTTTAATTTCTATTTTGTTGGTAACATTGACGAGTCTAAACTAAAACAATATGCAGAAACATATATTGCTAGCTTACCAGATATCGGTAAAGATGAGATTTATAAAGTTTCAGATTTCAGACCATTATCTGGTGCTCATGAAAAAACAGTCTATAGAGGTAAGGATCCAAAAAGTTCGGTAAACATTATCTGGAGAGGAGAGACAACCTATGATAGATCCGAAAAATTAGCGATCGAAGCATTAGGAGAAATTCTAAGTATCAAACTTATAGAGAAACTTAGAGAAGAAGAAGGTGGTGTATATGGTGTTGGAGCGAGAGGTAATATGTACAAAATAGGTCCATCTGGAGGTTATAGTGGATATCGTTTTTCAATCTCTTTCCCTTGTGGACCAGAAAATGTAAAAAAACTTACTGATGCCGCTATTGCAGAGGTAAAAACAATAATAACCCAAGGACCAACTGATAAGGATCTGGCTAAAATAAAAGAATCCAGATTATTAAGTTATAAAGAACAAAGTAAGCAAAATTCATTCTGGTTAGGCAATCTTCAGAATGCAGATTATAATCAGATCAAATTAGAAATCGGAGATACATATGCAGAAACTATTCAAAAATTATCTAAACAAGATATTCAAAAAATAGCTCAAAAATATGTAGATACTGGTTATATTTTAGGTGTATTAATGCCAGAAAAAGAATAA
- a CDS encoding ParB/RepB/Spo0J family partition protein produces the protein MAKATKKQALGRGLSALLKDPENDIKSADDKNADKVVGNIIELDLNSIEVNPFQPRTSFNDETLQELATSIKEIGVIQPITVRKLDFDKYQLVSGERRFRASKLVGLKTIPAYIRIADDQESLTMALVENIQRQDLDPIEISLSYQRLIDEIKLTQEQLSDRVGKKRSTIANYLRLLKLDPIVQTGIRDGFISMGHGRALINIDDQQQQLDIYEKIIGDSLSVRNTEKLVRSLNNKEEKTDTEKTENKAPQYILKGIKDFSEYFGAKIDVKVSSNGRGKLIIPFSSEEDFKRLKKLIDSEN, from the coding sequence ATGGCGAAGGCAACCAAAAAACAAGCATTAGGTAGAGGTTTATCAGCTTTGCTGAAAGACCCGGAAAATGATATAAAATCAGCTGATGATAAAAATGCTGATAAGGTAGTTGGTAATATTATAGAATTAGATCTTAATAGTATTGAGGTTAATCCTTTTCAACCAAGGACCAGTTTTAATGACGAAACACTTCAAGAGCTTGCTACTTCAATAAAAGAAATAGGTGTGATACAACCTATAACTGTTCGTAAGTTAGATTTTGATAAATATCAATTAGTTAGTGGAGAAAGACGTTTTCGTGCATCTAAATTAGTTGGCTTAAAAACGATTCCTGCATACATCCGTATTGCCGATGATCAAGAATCGTTAACTATGGCTTTGGTAGAAAATATCCAACGTCAAGATTTAGATCCAATAGAGATTTCTCTATCATACCAGCGATTGATCGATGAGATTAAGTTAACTCAAGAACAATTAAGTGATCGTGTTGGTAAAAAAAGATCTACTATTGCGAATTATCTAAGACTATTAAAATTAGACCCTATTGTACAAACAGGTATTAGAGATGGTTTTATCTCTATGGGGCATGGAAGAGCATTGATAAATATCGACGATCAACAACAGCAACTCGATATTTATGAAAAAATTATAGGAGATTCTTTATCTGTCCGTAACACTGAAAAATTAGTTAGGTCTTTAAACAATAAAGAAGAAAAAACCGATACTGAAAAAACGGAAAATAAGGCTCCTCAATATATTTTGAAAGGAATTAAAGATTTCTCAGAATATTTTGGAGCTAAGATTGATGTTAAAGTTTCCAGTAATGGACGAGGGAAATTAATAATCCCGTTTTCTTCTGAAGAAGATTTTAAACGCCTAAAGAAACTTATTGATAGTGAAAACTAA
- a CDS encoding DUF5683 domain-containing protein translates to MKTKSFYIILFLCFFVHNAFSQEENENKENDELKVVTEKVAVKKKKKKRNKKIRPYEPLAPARAAFYSAILPGLGQAYTGKYWKIPIVYGALGAGVYFYLENNRVYNELRDAYKGRLAGIDPSDLDFPDFSDEQLIDLQRRFRRDQELSLLITAGLYVLNIIDANVTAHLQQFNVSKDLSFKPKIKFNEFDARPSYVMSLNYSF, encoded by the coding sequence GTGAAAACTAAGTCATTTTATATTATTTTATTTTTATGCTTTTTTGTTCATAATGCTTTTTCTCAAGAAGAAAATGAGAATAAAGAGAATGATGAATTAAAAGTAGTTACAGAAAAAGTAGCAGTTAAAAAGAAAAAGAAGAAAAGAAATAAAAAAATTAGACCCTATGAGCCTTTGGCGCCAGCTCGTGCTGCTTTTTATTCTGCTATACTACCAGGTTTAGGTCAAGCTTATACTGGAAAATACTGGAAAATACCTATTGTTTATGGAGCGTTAGGCGCTGGGGTATACTTCTATTTGGAAAATAATCGAGTTTACAATGAACTTCGAGATGCCTATAAAGGAAGATTAGCTGGGATTGATCCAAGTGATCTTGATTTCCCAGATTTTAGCGATGAACAGTTAATTGATCTACAACGAAGATTTAGAAGAGATCAAGAATTATCTTTATTAATTACCGCAGGTTTATATGTCCTTAATATTATCGATGCTAATGTTACCGCACATTTACAGCAGTTTAATGTCTCAAAAGATTTATCTTTTAAACCTAAAATAAAATTCAACGAATTTGATGCCAGACCTAGTTATGTTATGTCATTAAATTATAGTTTTTAG
- the lepB gene encoding signal peptidase I translates to MTLSEWFIFFLAVQVIHFLGTWKLYVKAGRKAWEAAVPVYNAVVLMKIINRPWWWVILLFIPVINVIMLPVVWVETIRSFGKNTTTDTILVIVTLGFYIYYVNYMLDVKHIEDRDLKPKTGTGEWVSSILFAVVAATLVHTYFMQPYTIPTGSLERTLLVGDFLFVSKFHYGARTPMTSVSFPMVHDTIPLVKTKSYNSDIQYPYFRLPGFQKIKRNDIVVFSWPVDTVRFFRDPSGIHVYKPIDKKSNYVKRCVGIPGDSLSIVDGYVHINGKQNELPDRAQLQFSYTGSTKGKGFNMQNLYNRYKIKPNEFGYNNEFFQSGGLTNEAANKFKNHPNVASIQRSITPKGVKGSGIFPNNGKVNWNIDNFGAIYIPEAGKTVKMDLKSFSLYRRIIEVYEGSEMGIDNKLSVNGTKVLLNGNPIDSYTFKQDYYWMMGDNRHNSEDSRAWGYVPANHIVGKPVFIWMSWDTNAKGLFNKIRWERLFTTVGGNGEPVSYFYYFLIALAGWIVFSKYRKKKKAA, encoded by the coding sequence ATGACACTATCAGAATGGTTTATTTTTTTCCTGGCAGTACAAGTAATACATTTCTTGGGAACATGGAAACTATACGTTAAAGCAGGAAGAAAAGCTTGGGAAGCAGCAGTACCTGTATACAATGCAGTTGTTTTAATGAAAATAATTAATCGTCCTTGGTGGTGGGTTATATTACTATTTATTCCGGTGATCAATGTGATTATGCTTCCGGTTGTATGGGTCGAAACTATTAGAAGTTTTGGAAAAAATACAACAACTGATACCATACTAGTAATTGTAACATTAGGTTTCTACATCTATTACGTAAACTATATGTTAGATGTGAAACACATAGAAGACAGGGATCTAAAACCAAAAACAGGTACCGGAGAATGGGTTAGCTCTATTCTTTTTGCGGTAGTTGCTGCTACATTAGTTCACACATACTTTATGCAACCATATACGATACCAACGGGATCTTTAGAAAGAACACTTTTGGTTGGTGATTTCTTATTTGTAAGCAAATTTCATTATGGGGCGAGAACACCAATGACATCAGTTTCTTTTCCTATGGTTCATGATACTATTCCTTTAGTAAAGACTAAATCATACAATAGCGATATACAATATCCATACTTTAGACTACCAGGTTTTCAAAAAATAAAGCGTAATGATATTGTAGTATTTAGCTGGCCTGTAGATACAGTTCGATTTTTTAGAGATCCTTCTGGAATTCATGTTTACAAACCAATTGATAAAAAATCCAATTATGTAAAAAGATGCGTCGGTATTCCCGGTGACTCTTTATCTATTGTTGACGGGTATGTGCATATTAATGGAAAACAAAACGAATTACCAGATAGAGCACAATTACAATTTTCTTATACAGGAAGCACTAAGGGAAAAGGGTTTAATATGCAGAACCTATACAATCGATATAAAATTAAACCAAACGAATTTGGTTACAACAATGAATTCTTCCAATCAGGAGGTCTAACAAATGAAGCTGCTAATAAATTCAAAAATCATCCTAATGTAGCCAGCATTCAAAGAAGCATTACTCCAAAAGGAGTAAAAGGTTCTGGTATTTTTCCTAACAACGGAAAGGTTAACTGGAATATTGATAATTTCGGTGCAATTTATATTCCTGAAGCTGGTAAAACGGTTAAAATGGATCTAAAGAGTTTTTCTTTGTACAGAAGAATCATAGAAGTTTATGAAGGTTCAGAAATGGGAATAGATAATAAATTATCTGTAAATGGGACTAAAGTTTTATTAAATGGAAATCCAATTGATAGCTACACTTTCAAACAAGACTATTATTGGATGATGGGTGATAATCGTCATAATAGTGAGGATAGCCGTGCCTGGGGATATGTGCCAGCAAATCATATTGTAGGTAAGCCAGTTTTTATCTGGATGAGCTGGGATACTAATGCTAAAGGTTTATTTAACAAAATAAGATGGGAGCGTCTGTTTACCACAGTTGGTGGTAATGGAGAACCTGTATCATATTTCTATTATTTCTTAATTGCATTAGCAGGGTGGATAGTTTTCAGTAAATACCGTAAGAAAAAGAAAGCTGCGTAA
- a CDS encoding vitamin K epoxide reductase family protein produces the protein MKDSLIYITQRLLKKNKISFDKKEFSFQIQSHPSYPSLHAITGVLDHFNIENIAADVPVNSETLAQLPNNFLAQIYLDNNGKDLVFVEKDKKTKDYNILSKDNEKETVSQEQFLQKFTGIIVAVENEKSESKTVKTSNTKEILLFGVLTVSFFIALFYQRPLLINLVHTVLSILGIIISLVILKQENGEKTSIGNAFCSGNTEKKDCDAVLTSKGANLFKGHKLSDLSLLYFSGLTLTSLLLTANFYTIHLISILASIITLYSIYYQYAIIKKWCLLCLTIVGILWVQSVISYSNIESSNLITVYSIAIFILSYTIVYTIWNYLKPIFIQQKDLQKNKIAYLKFKRNYTLFDSLLQRSATLDTNIDNLQEIIFGNASSKLELLIVTNPFCGHCKPVHTIIEDILKQHGNNVRIIVRFNTNVDHLESNQIKVTSRLVELYNTQGPEICRQAMSAIYIGENVEKWIQTWGVTNNLKASLSVLNTEKEWCTNNGINFTPEILINGKAYPKEYERKDLLFFIEDLEESYNTESVLTY, from the coding sequence TTGAAAGACAGTTTAATATATATTACACAAAGGTTATTAAAAAAGAATAAAATTTCTTTTGATAAAAAAGAGTTTAGTTTTCAGATCCAAAGTCATCCATCATACCCAAGCTTACATGCAATAACTGGAGTATTAGATCATTTTAACATAGAGAACATTGCAGCCGATGTTCCCGTAAACTCAGAAACACTAGCACAATTACCTAATAATTTTTTAGCCCAGATCTATCTTGATAATAATGGTAAAGACCTAGTATTTGTTGAAAAAGACAAAAAAACAAAAGATTATAATATCCTTTCAAAGGATAACGAAAAGGAAACTGTCTCTCAAGAACAATTCTTACAAAAATTTACGGGAATTATAGTAGCTGTAGAAAATGAAAAAAGTGAAAGTAAAACCGTAAAAACGTCTAATACAAAAGAAATCTTATTATTTGGTGTACTTACAGTCTCGTTTTTTATAGCGTTATTTTATCAACGACCTCTATTAATTAATCTTGTTCATACCGTATTATCTATACTCGGGATTATAATTAGTTTAGTGATACTAAAACAAGAAAATGGAGAAAAAACGAGTATTGGAAATGCATTTTGCTCAGGAAATACAGAAAAAAAAGATTGTGATGCTGTTTTAACTTCTAAAGGAGCAAATCTTTTTAAAGGTCATAAACTAAGCGATCTAAGTTTACTGTATTTTTCGGGCTTAACTCTTACTTCTTTATTACTCACCGCAAATTTTTACACGATTCATCTCATTAGCATTTTAGCTTCTATTATTACATTATACTCTATATACTACCAATATGCTATTATCAAAAAATGGTGTTTACTATGTTTAACAATAGTTGGCATTTTATGGGTACAATCTGTCATTAGCTATTCCAATATTGAATCATCTAATTTAATTACAGTATACAGTATTGCCATATTCATTTTAAGTTATACTATCGTATACACCATCTGGAATTATTTAAAACCCATTTTTATACAGCAAAAAGATCTACAAAAAAACAAAATAGCGTATCTAAAATTTAAAAGAAATTACACTTTATTTGACAGTTTACTCCAAAGGTCTGCAACATTAGATACTAACATAGACAATTTGCAAGAAATAATTTTTGGAAACGCTTCTTCCAAATTAGAACTACTAATTGTTACGAATCCCTTTTGTGGACATTGTAAACCAGTACACACAATTATTGAAGATATTTTAAAACAACACGGGAATAATGTTAGAATAATAGTTCGTTTTAACACTAATGTGGACCATTTAGAATCAAATCAAATAAAAGTAACAAGTAGATTAGTAGAGCTATATAATACACAAGGCCCAGAAATATGCCGACAAGCAATGAGCGCTATTTATATAGGAGAGAACGTTGAAAAATGGATCCAAACTTGGGGTGTTACTAATAACTTAAAAGCTAGTTTATCTGTTTTGAATACTGAAAAAGAATGGTGTACTAATAATGGTATAAATTTTACCCCAGAAATACTAATAAACGGAAAGGCTTATCCAAAAGAATATGAAAGAAAAGATCTACTATTTTTTATAGAAGACTTAGAAGAAAGCTACAATACTGAATCAGTACTCACCTACTAG
- a CDS encoding ParA family protein, which yields MGKIIAIANQKGGVGKTTTSVNLAASLGVLEKKVLLIDADPQANATSGLGLDVESVEKGTYQILEHTINPKEAILETTSPNVDIIPAHIDLVAIEIELVDKDEREYMLKKAIDDLRSAYDYILIDCAPSLGLLTLNALTASDSVIIPIQCEYFALEGLGKLLNTIKSVQKIHNQQLDIEGLLLTMYDSRLRLSNQVVEEVQKHFNEMVFKTIIQRNIRLSEAPSYGESIINYDASSKGASNYLSLAHEIIKKNS from the coding sequence ATGGGTAAAATAATAGCGATTGCCAATCAAAAGGGTGGTGTTGGTAAAACAACCACCTCTGTAAATTTAGCTGCTTCTCTAGGAGTATTAGAGAAAAAAGTATTATTAATAGATGCTGATCCACAAGCCAACGCGACTTCTGGATTAGGATTAGATGTAGAAAGTGTCGAAAAAGGAACGTATCAGATTCTAGAACACACCATCAATCCTAAAGAAGCAATATTAGAAACTACTTCTCCTAATGTAGATATTATACCAGCACATATCGATCTTGTTGCTATCGAAATCGAATTAGTAGATAAAGACGAACGCGAGTATATGCTAAAAAAAGCAATCGATGATCTTAGATCAGCGTATGATTACATACTGATTGATTGCGCACCTTCATTAGGTTTATTAACGTTAAATGCATTAACCGCATCTGATTCTGTTATTATACCTATCCAATGTGAATATTTTGCTTTAGAAGGGTTGGGGAAATTACTTAACACTATCAAAAGTGTTCAGAAAATCCATAATCAACAATTGGATATAGAAGGATTATTACTTACCATGTATGATTCTAGATTACGATTATCGAATCAAGTGGTAGAAGAAGTGCAAAAACATTTTAATGAAATGGTTTTTAAAACAATCATTCAGAGAAATATACGTTTAAGTGAAGCTCCTAGTTATGGTGAGAGCATAATTAATTATGATGCTTCTAGTAAAGGTGCCAGCAATTACTTAAGTTTGGCACACGAGATTATAAAGAAAAATAGTTAA
- the dapB gene encoding 4-hydroxy-tetrahydrodipicolinate reductase — MNIALLGYGRMGKTIEKIATERGHSIALIVDKDDKDYDISVADVAIDFSIPFAAVNNITNCFNAGVPIVSGTTGWLDHYDQIISLCQEKKGGFIYASNYSLGVNLFFELNKKLAKMMHPIEGYDIKMEEIHHTQKLDAPSGTAITLAEGVIENSNKDRWLLDQGNETTIPIVAKRIENIPGTHTVTYTSAVDDIEIKHTAHNRQGFALGAVVAAEWLSGKTGVYGMKDVLGL; from the coding sequence ATGAACATTGCTCTTTTAGGATATGGCAGAATGGGTAAAACCATAGAGAAAATTGCAACAGAGAGAGGTCATTCTATTGCACTTATAGTTGATAAGGACGATAAAGATTATGATATATCTGTAGCTGATGTAGCTATAGATTTTAGCATTCCTTTTGCTGCAGTAAACAATATTACCAACTGTTTCAATGCTGGAGTTCCTATTGTTTCTGGAACAACAGGTTGGCTGGACCACTATGATCAGATCATATCTTTGTGTCAGGAAAAAAAAGGAGGTTTTATTTATGCTTCTAACTATAGCTTAGGCGTTAACTTGTTCTTTGAACTAAATAAAAAATTAGCAAAAATGATGCATCCTATCGAAGGGTATGACATCAAAATGGAAGAAATTCATCATACACAAAAATTAGATGCTCCGAGTGGAACCGCTATTACCTTAGCCGAAGGGGTTATTGAAAATAGTAATAAAGATAGATGGCTTTTAGATCAAGGAAATGAGACAACAATACCTATTGTTGCCAAAAGAATTGAAAATATTCCTGGAACTCATACTGTTACATATACTTCTGCTGTAGATGATATAGAAATTAAACATACTGCACATAACCGACAAGGGTTTGCATTAGGTGCTGTTGTGGCCGCAGAATGGTTATCTGGCAAAACAGGTGTTTATGGAATGAAAGACGTTTTAGGTTTATAA